The Kordia sp. SMS9 genome window below encodes:
- the surE gene encoding 5'/3'-nucleotidase SurE, with protein sequence MEEKPLILVTNDDGITAPGLRALIDVMNELGDVIVVAPDSPQSGMGHAITVNSTIHCNAITIDDGPQIEYSSSGTPVDCVKLAVNEILNKKPAICVSGINHGANSSINVIYSGTMSAAVEAGVEGIPAIGFSLLDYDWEANFDATKNYVKKITQKVLENGLPEGVVLNVNIPKLKEKEIKGIRICRQAKAYWSADFDKRTNPYGKQYYWLSGNFINQDKGEDTDEWALANGYVSIVPVQFDLTAHHAIQKLNSLGFNEK encoded by the coding sequence ATGGAAGAAAAACCTTTGATTTTAGTAACGAATGATGACGGAATTACGGCGCCAGGATTGCGCGCTTTGATTGATGTCATGAACGAATTAGGCGATGTAATTGTCGTAGCTCCAGATAGTCCGCAAAGTGGAATGGGACATGCAATTACGGTAAATTCTACGATTCACTGCAATGCCATTACAATTGATGATGGTCCACAGATTGAATATTCAAGTTCGGGAACGCCTGTAGATTGTGTAAAACTTGCCGTGAATGAAATTTTGAATAAGAAACCAGCCATTTGTGTTTCTGGGATTAATCATGGAGCCAATTCTTCGATCAATGTTATTTATTCAGGAACCATGAGTGCTGCGGTAGAAGCTGGTGTAGAAGGAATTCCTGCGATTGGTTTTTCACTCTTAGATTACGATTGGGAAGCGAATTTTGATGCTACCAAAAATTATGTCAAGAAAATTACACAAAAAGTATTGGAAAATGGCTTGCCAGAAGGCGTTGTGTTGAACGTAAATATTCCAAAGTTAAAAGAAAAGGAAATTAAAGGCATTCGAATTTGCAGACAGGCAAAAGCTTATTGGTCGGCAGATTTTGACAAACGCACCAATCCGTACGGGAAGCAATATTATTGGCTTTCTGGTAATTTTATCAATCAAGATAAAGGGGAAGATACCGACGAATGGGCATTGGCAAACGGCTATGTTTCTATTGTTCCTGTTCAGTTTGATTTGACAGCGCATCACGCGATACAAAAACTTAATAGTTTAGGATTCAATGAAAAATAA
- the lpxB gene encoding lipid-A-disaccharide synthase has protein sequence MKYYIVAGEASGDLHGSNLMKAIATEDPTADFRFWGGDLMQAVGGTLVMHYKERAFMGFIEIIMNLRKILGMISFCKKDIAEFQPDVVIFIDNSGFNLRVAKWAKAEGFRTNYYISPQVWASRASRVQKIKRDIDAMFVILPFEKDFYKKYEYDVHFVGHPLLDAIADRKPVDGEIFRKEHQLDARPIIALLPGSRKQEITKMLSVMLSVVDDFSEYQFVIAGAPSQEKVFYDQFIQGKSVHFIDNKTYDLLSVANSALVTSGTATLETALYKVPQVVCYKANNISYQIAKRIITLEYISLVNLIMDREVVKELIQHDFNTKNLKKELTRILDDTERSQLFEDYYELEQKLGGKGASANAAKLICGAIR, from the coding sequence ATGAAGTACTATATTGTTGCAGGAGAAGCGTCGGGCGATTTGCATGGTTCTAACTTGATGAAAGCCATTGCAACGGAAGATCCTACTGCCGATTTTCGGTTTTGGGGCGGCGATTTGATGCAAGCCGTTGGCGGTACGTTGGTCATGCATTATAAGGAACGTGCTTTTATGGGGTTTATTGAAATTATTATGAATCTGCGTAAAATTTTGGGCATGATTTCTTTTTGCAAGAAAGATATTGCCGAGTTTCAACCAGATGTCGTGATTTTTATAGATAATTCAGGATTTAACTTGCGTGTGGCAAAATGGGCAAAAGCTGAAGGTTTCCGCACCAATTATTATATTTCTCCGCAAGTTTGGGCAAGCAGAGCGAGCAGAGTGCAAAAGATAAAGCGCGATATTGATGCTATGTTTGTGATTCTTCCTTTTGAGAAAGATTTTTACAAAAAATATGAGTATGATGTACATTTTGTAGGTCATCCGTTGTTAGATGCGATTGCCGATAGAAAACCTGTTGATGGTGAAATATTCCGCAAAGAACATCAGTTAGACGCACGACCAATTATTGCCTTATTGCCTGGAAGCAGGAAACAAGAAATTACCAAAATGCTCTCTGTGATGCTTTCTGTAGTGGATGATTTTTCGGAATATCAGTTTGTCATTGCAGGTGCACCAAGTCAGGAAAAAGTATTTTACGATCAATTCATTCAAGGGAAAAGCGTTCATTTTATAGATAACAAAACGTATGATTTACTCAGTGTTGCCAATTCTGCATTGGTCACTTCGGGAACCGCAACTTTAGAAACTGCATTGTATAAAGTACCACAAGTTGTTTGCTATAAAGCCAACAATATTTCTTATCAAATTGCGAAGCGCATTATTACGTTGGAGTATATTTCGTTAGTGAATTTGATTATGGACCGAGAAGTTGTCAAAGAATTGATTCAGCATGATTTCAATACAAAAAACCTCAAAAAAGAATTGACACGTATTTTAGACGATACAGAACGCAGCCAACTTTTTGAAGATTATTACGAATTGGAGCAAAAACTCGGTGGCAAAGGTGCAAGTGCCAATGCAGCGAAGTTGATTTGTGGAGCGATTCGGTAG
- a CDS encoding C40 family peptidase — translation MIRKLLLLFLAIFVVSCGSSKKASSSRKSSTSTTVVNKTSKKKTTTKKAFSKANAVVKTAMAYKGTRYKFGGTTRKGMDCSGLTYIAFGKHQVALPRVSYQQATKGKRIKLNTVQKGDLLFFQTNKNRKRINHVGLVVSHKSGDIKFIHSTTSKGVLVSSLSERYWKNAFTEARRIL, via the coding sequence ATGATTCGAAAACTCCTATTACTTTTTTTGGCAATTTTTGTTGTGTCTTGTGGATCTTCTAAGAAAGCTTCTTCTTCGCGTAAAAGTTCAACATCGACCACAGTAGTAAATAAAACTTCAAAAAAGAAAACCACTACTAAAAAAGCATTTAGTAAAGCCAATGCCGTTGTAAAAACCGCGATGGCATACAAAGGAACACGCTATAAGTTTGGTGGAACGACACGCAAAGGAATGGATTGTTCTGGGTTGACATATATTGCTTTTGGGAAACATCAAGTAGCATTGCCAAGAGTTTCATATCAACAAGCGACGAAAGGGAAACGCATCAAATTAAACACCGTACAAAAAGGAGATTTACTATTTTTTCAGACGAATAAGAATCGAAAACGCATCAACCATGTTGGTTTAGTCGTTTCTCACAAAAGTGGTGATATTAAGTTTATTCATTCCACTACTTCTAAAGGTGTGTTGGTATCTTCTTTGAGCGAGCGTTATTGGAAAAATGCGTTTACGGAAGCGCGGAGGATTCTTTAG
- a CDS encoding T9SS type A sorting domain-containing protein: protein MKRILHCTLILYIAFTTIGFAQVDLGDDVTTCEGETVVLDATTQNATSYQWSLDGQVLVNEVSAVLFVTQGGVYEVTAIISGMPATDSVLVTFNPTPAIGNITDLLIEAMNGVDFGTFDLTTKIPEITNGNANLSVTFYETLADAQTDINNISSPNSYVNIINPQEIFVRVQDLTTSCSSIASFTLVINNFTLITCNASPQINTFCYGNFDQTAFAFQSDSGAPITVEFLAGEVENIFDELVIYDGNITDPILYSGYGNDGDLTGLSFQSTGGEITIQIQSDGSIACSTNSFEPWQFTASCLDVNTVGIINVNSFLDDNNNGAFDTGEVTFPFGNIVYEVNDNGEINVGSSDGNFFIVSDDATNSYDVTFSLFDGYENCYNVTTPTINDVSVAIGQSVTLDFPVTQQQACEDLEVILINPSTPPRPGFTYENILYLNNLTFSTIASGTVEVIIDDDLVLNGVANVNSNYIITNTATGFTVDFVNLPPLASEAIEIQLLCPVSVPLGDIVSNTATYTTTTNDFVPGNNSATLREVVIGSWDPNDIRESRGREIIFQDFTANDYLYYTIRFQNLGTADAINVRIEETLDTKLDETTFQMLASSHAYQVQRVDGDLIWTFDNINLPAEMFDAEGSNGFVYFKIKPQSGYAIGDIIPAVAGIYFDFNAPVITNIFETEFVEPLSVNEIADFQVKLYPNPATDILYIELEKSELIRLQLVDIHGKQILTKTATSKQIELNISNLKSGMYFLKLSSNTARLTKKITVK, encoded by the coding sequence ATGAAAAGAATACTACACTGCACACTTATACTCTATATTGCATTTACCACCATAGGATTCGCTCAAGTAGATTTAGGAGACGACGTTACAACCTGCGAAGGCGAAACAGTAGTGTTAGATGCTACTACGCAAAATGCTACGTCCTATCAATGGAGTTTGGATGGACAAGTATTAGTGAATGAAGTAAGTGCTGTATTATTTGTAACGCAAGGTGGTGTGTATGAAGTGACAGCTATCATCAGTGGAATGCCTGCAACGGACAGTGTATTGGTAACTTTTAATCCCACGCCAGCCATAGGAAACATCACTGATCTTCTAATAGAAGCAATGAATGGAGTCGATTTTGGCACTTTTGATCTCACTACCAAAATTCCAGAAATTACGAATGGAAATGCCAATCTCAGCGTCACTTTTTACGAAACATTAGCAGACGCACAAACCGATATAAACAATATTTCAAGTCCTAATAGTTATGTCAATATAATAAATCCGCAAGAAATATTTGTACGTGTGCAAGACCTTACAACGAGTTGTAGTAGCATTGCGAGTTTTACGCTAGTAATAAACAATTTCACACTCATAACCTGCAATGCAAGTCCACAAATCAACACCTTTTGTTACGGTAATTTTGATCAAACAGCATTTGCGTTTCAAAGTGATAGCGGCGCTCCCATAACGGTAGAATTTTTAGCGGGTGAAGTAGAAAACATCTTTGATGAGTTGGTTATTTACGATGGCAATATAACAGACCCAATACTATATTCTGGTTATGGTAATGATGGCGACCTTACCGGATTGTCATTTCAGTCTACAGGCGGCGAAATTACCATTCAAATTCAATCAGATGGTTCTATTGCGTGTTCCACCAATTCATTTGAACCTTGGCAATTTACAGCCTCATGTTTGGATGTCAATACTGTGGGCATCATCAATGTGAACAGTTTTTTGGATGATAATAACAATGGTGCTTTTGACACTGGAGAAGTGACTTTTCCTTTCGGGAATATAGTATACGAAGTAAATGATAACGGAGAAATAAATGTTGGTTCGTCTGATGGAAACTTTTTTATTGTGAGTGATGATGCCACAAACTCGTATGATGTGACGTTTTCGCTTTTTGACGGATATGAAAATTGCTACAACGTTACAACGCCTACAATTAACGATGTGAGTGTTGCCATTGGGCAATCTGTCACGCTAGACTTTCCTGTGACACAACAGCAAGCGTGTGAAGACTTAGAAGTAATTTTAATCAATCCTTCAACGCCACCAAGACCTGGATTTACATACGAGAACATACTATACTTAAACAATCTAACATTTTCAACCATTGCTTCAGGAACGGTAGAAGTGATCATTGATGATGATTTGGTGCTTAATGGAGTTGCCAATGTAAACTCTAATTATATCATTACCAACACAGCCACAGGTTTTACGGTCGATTTTGTGAATTTACCGCCGTTAGCTAGTGAAGCTATAGAAATACAATTACTATGTCCGGTAAGTGTTCCGCTAGGCGATATCGTTTCCAATACGGCAACCTATACAACCACTACAAACGATTTTGTGCCTGGAAACAATAGTGCTACGCTAAGAGAAGTTGTCATTGGTTCTTGGGATCCGAATGATATCCGAGAATCGCGCGGCCGAGAAATTATATTTCAAGATTTTACCGCTAATGATTACTTGTACTACACGATCCGATTCCAAAATTTAGGAACTGCCGATGCTATCAATGTTCGCATAGAAGAAACCTTAGACACAAAACTAGACGAAACAACGTTTCAAATGCTTGCGTCGAGTCATGCGTATCAAGTACAACGTGTCGATGGCGATTTAATTTGGACATTTGACAATATCAATCTGCCAGCCGAAATGTTTGATGCAGAAGGCAGCAATGGTTTTGTATACTTTAAAATAAAACCCCAATCAGGGTACGCCATTGGCGACATCATTCCCGCAGTGGCAGGCATCTATTTTGACTTTAACGCGCCTGTGATTACCAATATCTTTGAAACGGAATTCGTAGAACCGTTATCAGTCAATGAAATTGCAGATTTTCAAGTAAAACTATATCCAAATCCTGCGACGGATATTTTATATATAGAACTTGAAAAAAGTGAACTCATTAGGCTGCAATTGGTTGACATACACGGAAAACAAATACTGACAAAAACCGCTACAAGCAAACAAATAGAACTGAATATTTCTAACTTAAAAAGCGGAATGTATTTCTTAAAATTAAGTTCAAACACCGCGCGACTCACAAAGAAAATTACGGTGAAGTAA
- a CDS encoding ComEC/Rec2 family competence protein yields the protein MKWLHFIVTKLTFSLILGILIAYFGTISWATSCFIFGGLFCVLCVFFWIARKQFIQKISFGIVALTTMVSLGMVIENFHEEKNHASHYSHVNLVENIQFRIHEVLKSNSYYDRYVGEVFCVNDTMASGKLLIHIRKDSLSKSLPVDAILYTQKLPIPVKAALNPTAFDYKTYLEDRYVYAQLYLKSGEFLLATHVPKTLYGAAASLRNTIHQRLLDNNFKADELAVIEALLLGQRRQISKELQTNYANAGAIHILAISGLHVGILSFLLQFIFKPLDRFRYGKPLKLVLILSILWSFAFISGLSASVVRAVTMFTAIVVATHFRRQTNTLQVLTVSMFFLLLCKPHFLFDVGFQLSYAAVFAIVCLQPLWKKLWNPRSFLGKSFWGLLTVSLSAQLGVLPLSLYYFHQFPGLFFVANLTIVPVLGIILAVGILVIILAYFQVLPEFLSRFYSEIIQYMNAFVSWIASHEQFVLTDIPMRFLQMIGCYLVVIAFAQYFHLPKRKHLKIAFCSILMCQGLWFLDRLQNFPTTASFAVLHQSKATILAKRQGTSLQLFHNLDSSATAKNYTLKNQQQQDFIEKVTQDSLQNVYAFHKAVLLRIDSLGIYQIPQLKPNYILLSNSPKVNLNRVMNDLKPEFIIADGSNYRSYVARWKAAARKQKIPFHYTGEKGFFSIPYVRLELR from the coding sequence ATGAAGTGGCTCCATTTTATCGTAACCAAGTTGACGTTTTCGTTAATTTTAGGCATCTTAATCGCGTATTTCGGTACGATTTCTTGGGCCACAAGTTGTTTTATTTTTGGAGGATTGTTTTGTGTGTTGTGTGTCTTCTTTTGGATTGCCCGAAAGCAATTTATACAAAAGATCAGTTTCGGAATTGTCGCTTTGACGACCATGGTTAGTTTGGGAATGGTGATTGAAAATTTTCATGAAGAGAAAAATCACGCTTCGCATTACAGTCATGTAAATTTAGTTGAAAATATACAGTTTCGCATTCACGAAGTGTTGAAATCGAATTCCTATTACGATCGGTATGTTGGTGAAGTTTTCTGTGTGAATGATACAATGGCTTCTGGAAAATTGTTGATTCATATTCGGAAAGATAGTTTGTCGAAATCGTTGCCCGTAGACGCCATTTTGTATACCCAAAAGTTGCCAATTCCTGTGAAAGCAGCGTTGAATCCGACTGCTTTTGATTATAAAACATATTTGGAAGATCGGTATGTGTATGCACAGTTGTATTTGAAATCGGGTGAGTTTTTGCTGGCTACACATGTTCCGAAAACCTTGTATGGTGCTGCGGCTTCGCTTCGAAATACGATTCATCAACGATTGCTAGACAACAATTTTAAAGCAGACGAACTCGCAGTGATTGAAGCCTTGTTGTTAGGACAACGCCGACAAATTTCCAAAGAGTTGCAGACCAATTATGCCAATGCTGGCGCCATTCACATTCTGGCAATTTCAGGATTGCACGTTGGAATTTTGTCGTTTTTATTGCAGTTCATCTTCAAACCGTTGGATCGTTTTCGGTATGGAAAACCGTTGAAATTAGTGCTCATTTTAAGCATTTTGTGGAGTTTTGCGTTTATTTCTGGACTCTCTGCTTCCGTTGTTCGCGCAGTAACGATGTTTACCGCAATTGTAGTTGCCACACATTTTCGTAGGCAAACAAATACCTTACAAGTATTGACCGTTTCGATGTTTTTCTTGTTGTTGTGCAAACCTCATTTTTTGTTTGATGTTGGTTTTCAGTTGAGTTACGCTGCCGTTTTTGCGATTGTTTGTTTGCAACCTTTGTGGAAAAAACTTTGGAATCCAAGATCTTTTTTAGGGAAATCTTTTTGGGGATTGCTCACGGTAAGTTTGTCTGCTCAGTTAGGAGTTTTGCCTTTGAGTTTGTATTATTTTCATCAGTTTCCTGGATTGTTTTTTGTGGCGAATTTGACCATTGTTCCGGTATTGGGCATTATTTTAGCTGTTGGGATTTTGGTGATCATTCTTGCCTATTTTCAAGTGTTGCCTGAATTTTTAAGCCGTTTCTACAGTGAAATTATTCAATACATGAATGCCTTTGTTTCTTGGATTGCTTCCCACGAGCAGTTTGTATTGACAGACATTCCGATGCGTTTTTTGCAAATGATTGGTTGTTATCTTGTAGTGATTGCGTTTGCACAGTATTTTCATCTTCCCAAAAGGAAACACTTAAAGATAGCATTCTGTAGCATTTTGATGTGTCAAGGATTGTGGTTTTTAGATCGTTTACAAAACTTTCCAACTACAGCTTCATTTGCCGTATTGCATCAATCGAAAGCCACGATTTTAGCCAAACGACAAGGAACTTCTTTGCAATTGTTTCATAATTTAGACAGTTCTGCCACAGCGAAAAATTACACGCTAAAAAATCAACAACAGCAAGATTTTATAGAAAAAGTAACGCAAGACAGTTTGCAAAATGTGTATGCGTTTCACAAAGCTGTTTTGTTGCGAATTGATAGTTTGGGCATTTATCAGATTCCACAATTGAAACCGAACTATATTTTGTTGAGCAATTCGCCTAAAGTTAATTTGAATCGTGTTATGAATGATTTGAAACCTGAATTTATTATTGCTGACGGAAGCAATTATAGAAGTTATGTAGCGCGTTGGAAGGCAGCAGCTAGAAAACAAAAAATCCCTTTTCACTATACGGGTGAAAAAGGATTTTTTTCTATTCCTTATGTTCGACTCGAACTGAGATGA